Proteins from a single region of Nitrospira sp. CR1.1:
- a CDS encoding AAA family ATPase, protein MSHVLHLRPSVPSGTHPIETGRYTLFTPPLGRFCDDLKNWVNNRAAGAIVTAPPRFGKSKGIRFAVNELREELGATLPILTFCCQDHQYPTESRFFESLLSDFGHSLSLRGTASAKRARVIQFLVQEACANDHRRLVLIGDEAQKLREPHYKWLVDIYNGLDRHDIATTVVLVGQPELVHQRDAFETAKKMQIVGRFMVHLHRFAGLRNQKDFAYCLKGYDDESEYPEASGYSFTRYFFPSGFEAGWRLAGEAKVLWEAFQHVRAEAKLPGKAEIPMQYFSRTVEFALKDYRSMDGGPPTISLNQWKEAIERSGYRDAGRYL, encoded by the coding sequence ATGTCACATGTCCTACACCTAAGACCTTCTGTGCCTTCTGGAACCCACCCGATCGAAACAGGACGGTATACACTCTTCACGCCACCATTGGGCCGCTTCTGCGACGACCTCAAAAACTGGGTCAATAATCGAGCGGCAGGTGCCATCGTGACGGCGCCGCCCAGATTTGGAAAATCCAAAGGGATTCGATTTGCCGTCAACGAGTTGCGCGAGGAACTTGGCGCGACGCTCCCGATCCTAACGTTTTGCTGTCAGGACCATCAGTACCCAACCGAATCACGGTTTTTTGAAAGTCTACTCAGCGATTTCGGTCATAGTCTCAGCCTCCGTGGAACCGCCAGCGCAAAGCGGGCACGGGTAATACAGTTTTTGGTACAGGAAGCCTGCGCCAATGACCATCGACGATTGGTGTTGATTGGAGACGAGGCGCAGAAACTCCGAGAACCCCACTATAAATGGTTGGTCGATATCTATAATGGGCTGGATCGCCACGATATCGCGACAACCGTTGTGCTTGTCGGGCAACCGGAATTAGTCCATCAACGAGACGCCTTTGAAACGGCCAAGAAAATGCAGATTGTCGGCCGGTTCATGGTACACCTTCACCGATTTGCCGGCCTGCGGAACCAGAAGGATTTTGCCTACTGCCTGAAGGGCTACGACGATGAGTCCGAGTACCCTGAGGCCAGCGGCTATTCGTTCACACGATATTTCTTTCCCTCAGGATTTGAGGCGGGATGGCGCTTGGCCGGGGAAGCAAAGGTTCTCTGGGAGGCATTCCAGCATGTGAGGGCTGAGGCCAAGCTACCTGGTAAAGCTGAAATCCCGATGCAGTACTTTTCACGAACTGTGGAATTCGCGCTCAAGGACTACAGGTCGATGGACGGTGGCCCACCGACCATTTCATTGAATCAGTGGAAAGAAGCCATCGAACGTTCTGGATACCGTGATGCGGGGCGATACTTATGA
- a CDS encoding plasmid maintenance system killer, giving the protein MIIRSVRHRGLKRFVERDQPSGLRPDLVDRIRNILTALIVAENLRTFRDGAPPGWRVHQLSGDRKGTWSISTSGNWRITFQEEHGYVDLLDLEDYH; this is encoded by the coding sequence ATGATCATTCGATCCGTGCGCCATCGTGGATTGAAACGCTTCGTCGAGCGTGATCAACCAAGTGGCTTGCGCCCAGACCTCGTGGACCGGATACGGAACATACTGACAGCGTTGATTGTCGCTGAGAATCTCCGTACGTTCCGAGACGGAGCACCTCCTGGCTGGCGAGTGCATCAACTTTCGGGAGACCGAAAGGGCACCTGGAGCATCTCGACCTCGGGCAATTGGCGAATCACGTTCCAAGAAGAGCATGGCTATGTCGACCTGTTAGACTTGGAGGACTATCACTAA
- the dnaE gene encoding DNA polymerase III subunit alpha, producing the protein MPTPFVHLHTHTTYSLLDGATLLDPLIEHVRWLKQPAVAITDHGNLFGTIPFYTKARAAGIKPIIGCEVYMAKGSLLDKKPPEGPRDFYHLILLAQNSLGYQNLIRLVSHGYTEGFYYKPRIDKSLLRSHSSGLIALSGCLDGEIPTLLHQEQFAFASVAAQDFLDIFGPDRFYLELQANGLHQQQRVNQGLIHVHRELGIPLVATNDCHYLKRGDADAHDLLLCIQTGTTITDTTRLRFGTDQLYVKSSEEMAEAFRELPQAITHTNLIAEQCTLEIPLHRTQLPRYNVPPPHTLDSFLETLAQQGLSARLAQHSGPLDQPKYERRLRTELLTICSMGFAGYFLIVWDIMKFARSRRIPVGPGRGSAAGSLVAYALGITELDPLAYDLLFERFLNPDRVSLPDIDMDFCMKRRQEVINYVTEKYGRDHVAQIITFGTLGAKAAIRDVGRVLEIPYDEVDTIAKLIPSQPNMTIAQALAEEPKLSAISASRPSVGNLLSVAGSLEGLARHASTHAAGLVISDTPLLKTVPLCRTTSDDIVTQFGMGELEQIGLVKFDFLGLKTLTVIDHTISLINQQSPGSRPLTLDDIPLDDAKTFALLASGRTTGVFQLESNGMRELLREFQPDRFDDITAIIALYRPGPLDLIPEFIQQKRRQCPLASNIAALEPILRTTYGVIVYQEQVMAIANTVAGFSLSQADILRRAMGKKKPEEMRALHTQFVEGAVGLGTERDAAEQLFQMITKFAGYGFNKSHAAAYALLTYRTAYLKAHNPLAYMTALMTSDFGDHEQISLYASECREMGVRLLPPDINRSETGFTIVDGAMLYGLAAIKHVGEHLATQLIRTRATGGTFASFFDLCDRVDRRIVTKRVLDALIKSGALDTLCDHRAQLSAILDDETPAKPTRSHRNVTQQTLLHFLPVESETRVLPQIPTWAPSIQLDHEREALGCYVSHHPVRVHDHQLKRLQVVPLTQLPDLPDGKEVRIAGLITRVKRITTKRQQPMAFLHLEDQDRTLEVVVFPSLYRHESGQLEPGTVIALEGILDQNDQGIKVKATRFLPLDPAA; encoded by the coding sequence ATGCCAACACCCTTTGTCCATCTGCACACGCACACCACCTATAGCCTGCTCGATGGCGCCACTCTTCTAGATCCCCTCATTGAACACGTCAGATGGCTCAAGCAACCAGCCGTCGCGATCACCGATCATGGAAATCTCTTTGGCACAATCCCCTTCTACACCAAGGCCCGAGCGGCAGGCATCAAGCCGATCATTGGGTGCGAAGTCTACATGGCCAAGGGCAGTCTGTTAGACAAAAAACCCCCAGAGGGACCCCGTGATTTCTATCACCTCATCCTGCTAGCCCAGAACAGTCTCGGATACCAAAACCTCATTCGCCTGGTCAGTCACGGCTACACGGAGGGTTTCTATTACAAACCCCGCATAGACAAGTCCTTGCTGCGCAGCCACAGTTCTGGCTTGATTGCACTGTCTGGCTGTCTTGACGGTGAAATCCCCACCCTCCTCCACCAAGAACAGTTCGCTTTCGCGTCCGTGGCCGCCCAAGACTTTCTCGACATCTTCGGTCCTGATCGGTTCTATCTCGAGCTCCAAGCCAATGGACTTCACCAGCAACAGAGAGTCAATCAAGGCCTGATTCACGTGCACCGGGAGCTGGGGATCCCGCTGGTCGCCACGAATGACTGTCACTATCTCAAACGAGGCGATGCAGACGCCCATGATCTATTGCTCTGCATCCAGACCGGCACTACGATCACTGATACAACCAGACTCCGTTTTGGAACCGACCAACTGTACGTCAAATCCTCCGAGGAGATGGCCGAAGCCTTTCGAGAGCTGCCTCAAGCCATCACACACACAAATCTGATAGCTGAACAGTGCACGCTCGAGATTCCTCTGCATCGGACACAACTTCCTCGGTACAACGTGCCTCCCCCGCACACCCTCGACAGTTTTCTTGAAACCCTCGCCCAGCAAGGGTTGTCGGCACGCCTCGCCCAACACTCGGGGCCTCTAGACCAACCTAAGTATGAACGACGCCTGCGGACCGAACTCCTCACCATCTGCTCCATGGGCTTCGCCGGCTATTTCTTGATCGTGTGGGACATCATGAAGTTTGCCCGCTCCCGGCGCATCCCAGTTGGACCAGGACGCGGGTCCGCTGCAGGTAGCCTGGTGGCCTACGCGCTCGGGATTACAGAGTTGGACCCGCTCGCCTACGACCTCCTCTTCGAACGGTTCCTCAATCCGGATCGAGTTTCCCTCCCAGACATCGATATGGATTTCTGCATGAAGAGACGGCAGGAGGTGATCAACTATGTCACGGAGAAATACGGCCGAGACCATGTCGCACAAATCATCACCTTTGGCACCCTAGGCGCTAAAGCTGCAATCCGCGATGTAGGCCGTGTTCTCGAAATTCCCTACGACGAAGTCGACACGATTGCCAAGCTGATTCCGTCTCAGCCCAACATGACGATCGCACAGGCACTCGCCGAAGAACCGAAATTAAGTGCCATATCTGCCTCGCGCCCTTCGGTCGGCAACCTGCTATCGGTCGCCGGATCCCTTGAAGGGCTCGCCAGACACGCCTCCACCCATGCAGCGGGACTGGTCATCTCCGATACCCCCCTGCTGAAGACGGTCCCATTATGCCGCACGACGAGCGACGACATTGTGACGCAATTTGGGATGGGGGAACTCGAACAGATTGGCCTAGTGAAGTTCGATTTTCTCGGATTAAAGACCCTCACCGTGATCGATCACACCATCTCACTGATCAATCAGCAATCTCCGGGATCCCGTCCGTTGACGCTGGACGACATTCCGCTCGACGACGCCAAAACCTTCGCCCTCCTCGCAAGCGGACGTACCACAGGAGTGTTTCAGCTGGAAAGCAACGGAATGAGGGAGCTCCTTCGTGAATTTCAGCCTGATCGGTTCGATGATATCACAGCGATTATTGCGCTCTATCGTCCGGGGCCCCTCGATCTGATTCCGGAGTTTATTCAGCAGAAACGCAGGCAATGTCCCCTCGCCTCGAACATCGCGGCCCTCGAACCGATTCTCAGAACTACCTACGGCGTGATCGTCTATCAAGAACAAGTCATGGCCATCGCCAACACTGTGGCAGGATTCTCACTGAGCCAAGCCGACATTCTCCGCCGGGCTATGGGAAAAAAGAAACCAGAGGAGATGCGCGCCCTGCATACACAGTTTGTGGAGGGTGCCGTCGGACTCGGCACGGAGCGTGACGCAGCCGAACAGCTCTTCCAGATGATCACCAAGTTCGCTGGCTACGGATTCAACAAATCCCATGCCGCTGCATACGCGCTACTCACCTATCGGACGGCTTATCTGAAAGCTCACAATCCGCTGGCTTACATGACTGCGTTGATGACCAGTGATTTCGGTGACCATGAGCAAATCTCTCTCTATGCCAGTGAATGTCGGGAAATGGGCGTGAGGCTCCTTCCGCCCGACATTAACCGGAGTGAGACCGGATTCACGATCGTGGACGGGGCCATGCTATATGGTCTGGCCGCTATCAAGCACGTAGGAGAACATCTCGCCACACAATTGATCCGGACTCGTGCAACCGGAGGCACCTTCGCTTCCTTCTTTGATCTCTGCGATCGCGTCGACCGCCGCATTGTCACCAAGCGCGTACTCGATGCATTGATTAAATCTGGCGCCCTCGACACGCTCTGTGACCATCGCGCACAACTATCCGCAATTCTAGATGATGAGACGCCAGCGAAGCCTACTCGATCTCACCGGAACGTCACACAACAAACTCTGCTCCATTTCTTGCCGGTGGAGTCAGAAACTCGCGTGCTGCCCCAAATACCAACCTGGGCTCCATCTATTCAATTGGACCACGAGCGAGAAGCTCTCGGATGCTATGTCAGTCACCATCCCGTACGAGTCCATGACCACCAACTGAAGCGTCTCCAAGTTGTTCCGTTAACTCAGCTACCTGACCTCCCAGATGGCAAAGAAGTGCGAATCGCGGGATTGATCACCCGAGTCAAACGCATCACCACTAAAAGGCAGCAACCCATGGCCTTTCTCCACCTAGAAGATCAGGATCGCACACTCGAAGTCGTTGTTTTTCCGAGTCTCTACCGACACGAATCAGGGCAACTGGAACCTGGCACCGTCATCGCGCTCGAAGGGATTCTCGATCAGAATGACCAGGGGATAAAAGTGAAAGCCACCAGATTCCTCCCCCTCGATCCTGCTGCCTAA
- a CDS encoding HigA family addiction module antidote protein gives MARRGIKIGMTPTHPGRFIKTEVLDELGLSVTKAAEILGVRRATFSDLVHEKAALSPEMALRLEKAFRLKMEMLLQMQAWHDSTEMRKHAGKINIAPFVPA, from the coding sequence ATGGCACGGAGAGGAATAAAAATTGGCATGACACCGACCCACCCAGGACGCTTCATCAAGACGGAGGTCTTAGACGAGCTCGGCTTGAGTGTGACCAAGGCCGCTGAGATCTTAGGCGTACGCAGGGCCACGTTTTCTGATCTCGTCCATGAAAAAGCGGCTCTCTCTCCTGAAATGGCATTGCGGCTAGAGAAGGCCTTTCGTCTGAAGATGGAGATGCTTCTTCAGATGCAGGCTTGGCATGATAGTACCGAGATGCGCAAGCATGCGGGGAAAATAAACATTGCCCCGTTTGTTCCCGCTTAG
- a CDS encoding IS200/IS605 family element transposase accessory protein TnpB has translation MKHRLTFRAYPTGDQAIQLAQTFGCVRFVWNWALRLKSERFSIDKQKIGYAETDRRLTQLKKRPQTIWLQDVSCVPLQQSLRDLQTAFANFFDKRASYPAFKKKSLRQSANYTKNAFTLDRANRILSFAKIGTLKIRWTRDDIPMPSSVRIVKTTTGKYFVSMVVDVEPIQWPKSNASVGLDFGLVHLATLSTGEKIENIRLAEQEQKRLSMLQRRLAKKQKGSRRRVRARHRIAILHERIRNARMDALHKLSTNLVKRFDMIYMEDLNVRGMTKNHRLARALSDAAIGLAGRLIESKAERYGKTVVHIDRFYPSSKTCSACGQRIETLSLSVREWTCVACGTGHDRDVNAAKNILAVGQTVSAHGAGRRTRRGQPQRATRRRSANHSR, from the coding sequence ATGAAGCATCGGTTGACATTTCGTGCGTATCCAACTGGCGATCAAGCGATTCAGCTAGCCCAGACATTTGGCTGCGTCCGCTTTGTTTGGAATTGGGCCTTGCGTTTAAAGAGTGAGCGCTTTTCTATAGATAAGCAGAAAATCGGCTATGCAGAGACTGATAGGCGCTTGACGCAGCTCAAGAAACGGCCACAGACCATCTGGCTGCAAGACGTGAGCTGCGTACCATTGCAACAGTCGTTGCGCGATCTCCAAACGGCCTTCGCAAATTTCTTCGATAAACGTGCGAGCTATCCGGCGTTTAAGAAAAAATCGCTGCGGCAGTCGGCGAATTATACGAAGAACGCCTTTACGCTCGATAGAGCGAATAGGATCTTATCGTTCGCCAAGATTGGCACATTGAAAATCAGATGGACACGCGACGACATTCCGATGCCGTCATCTGTGAGGATCGTCAAAACGACGACCGGGAAATACTTTGTGTCGATGGTCGTCGACGTCGAGCCGATTCAATGGCCGAAGTCGAACGCATCCGTTGGCCTCGATTTCGGCCTAGTCCACCTCGCGACGCTCAGCACCGGCGAGAAGATCGAGAATATTAGACTTGCTGAGCAGGAACAGAAACGTCTCTCCATGCTGCAGCGTAGACTGGCCAAAAAACAGAAAGGCAGCCGCCGGCGCGTTCGCGCAAGGCATCGGATCGCCATTCTGCATGAGAGAATTCGGAACGCACGCATGGATGCGTTGCACAAGTTGTCGACGAATCTCGTGAAGCGATTCGATATGATCTACATGGAAGATCTCAATGTCCGCGGCATGACGAAAAACCACCGTCTGGCCCGCGCATTGAGTGATGCGGCGATCGGCCTAGCCGGTCGCTTGATTGAGTCCAAGGCCGAGCGCTACGGAAAGACGGTCGTCCACATCGATCGATTCTATCCGTCCAGTAAGACCTGTTCGGCTTGTGGGCAGCGCATCGAAACACTTTCGCTGTCAGTTCGAGAATGGACGTGTGTCGCGTGCGGCACAGGCCATGATCGCGACGTCAATGCAGCGAAGAATATCCTGGCGGTCGGGCAGACCGTGTCCGCGCATGGAGCTGGGAGAAGAACTCGACGTGGACAGCCACAACGAGCCACCCGGCGTCGAAGTGCGAACCACTCTCGGTGA